The Streptomyces seoulensis genome contains a region encoding:
- a CDS encoding sensor histidine kinase: MRWALVKVCLAVTTMVVVAFAVPLGLVVKEMARDRAFAGAEREAAAVAPALSITTDRDELERVVAAAGADSGMSVHLPADGDRGALDLGRGRAADRDIAAVRRMGRASTTEVTGGSALLQPVALGSGAIAVVEVWVPEAAMSNGVGTAWAVLAAVGLALIAGSVAVADRLGVRMVRPARRLVEGAHELGEGKLGARVPEDGPTELRLAAVAFNSMADQVVQLLANERELAADLSHRLRTPLTVLRLNAASLGAGAAADQTRAAVAQLEGEVDTIIRTAREAKPQTAAAGPGAGCDVAEVVRGRMEFWSALAEDEGRKWRVAGAERPVRVPVARADLAAALDALLGNVFRHTAEGTAFAVDVHHAEDAVIVLVSDAGPGISDPRAAMARGRGSGAAGSTGLGLDIVRRLAESTGGDVRIGSSVLGGTEVRIWLQLDARKPAGRGHRGTVRRRRRLTPSR, translated from the coding sequence ATGAGATGGGCGCTGGTCAAGGTCTGCCTGGCGGTGACCACGATGGTCGTCGTCGCCTTCGCCGTCCCGCTCGGCCTGGTCGTGAAGGAGATGGCCCGAGACCGTGCCTTCGCGGGCGCCGAGCGCGAGGCCGCCGCCGTCGCGCCCGCGCTGTCCATCACCACCGACCGGGACGAGCTGGAGCGGGTGGTGGCCGCCGCCGGGGCCGACTCCGGGATGTCCGTGCACCTGCCCGCCGACGGCGACCGGGGCGCGCTCGACCTCGGCCGGGGGCGGGCCGCCGACCGGGACATCGCGGCCGTGCGCCGGATGGGCCGAGCCTCCACCACCGAGGTCACCGGCGGCTCCGCCCTGCTGCAGCCGGTCGCGCTCGGCTCCGGTGCCATCGCGGTGGTCGAGGTGTGGGTGCCCGAGGCCGCGATGAGCAACGGCGTGGGCACGGCCTGGGCGGTGCTCGCCGCCGTGGGGCTCGCGCTGATCGCCGGTTCGGTCGCGGTCGCCGACCGGCTCGGGGTGCGCATGGTCCGGCCCGCGCGGCGGCTGGTGGAGGGCGCGCACGAACTGGGCGAGGGCAAGCTCGGCGCCCGCGTCCCCGAGGACGGGCCGACCGAACTCCGGCTCGCAGCCGTCGCGTTCAACTCCATGGCCGACCAGGTCGTCCAACTCCTCGCCAACGAACGTGAGCTGGCGGCCGACCTCTCGCACCGGCTGCGCACCCCGCTCACCGTGCTCCGACTGAACGCCGCCTCGCTCGGCGCCGGGGCCGCCGCCGACCAGACCCGCGCCGCCGTGGCCCAACTGGAGGGCGAGGTCGACACGATCATCCGTACCGCCCGTGAGGCCAAGCCGCAGACCGCGGCCGCCGGGCCCGGTGCGGGCTGTGACGTGGCCGAAGTGGTGCGCGGGCGGATGGAGTTCTGGTCCGCGCTCGCCGAGGACGAGGGCCGCAAATGGCGGGTGGCCGGAGCGGAGCGGCCGGTGCGCGTCCCGGTGGCCCGCGCCGACCTGGCCGCCGCCCTGGACGCCCTGCTCGGCAATGTCTTCCGGCACACCGCCGAGGGCACCGCCTTCGCGGTCGACGTCCACCACGCCGAGGACGCGGTCATCGTGCTGGTCTCCGACGCGGGCCCCGGCATATCCGACCCCCGCGCGGCGATGGCCCGCGGCCGGGGCTCCGGTGCGGCGGGCTCGACCGGGCTCGGACTGGACATCGTGCGCCGTCTGGCCGAGTCCACGGGCGGTGACGTACGCATCGGCTCCTCCGTGCTGGGCGGCACCGAGGTGCGGATCTGGCTCCAGCTCGACGCCCGCAAGCCCGCCGGACGCGGCCACCGGGGCACCGTCCGCAGGCGGCGCCGCCTCACGCCCTCACGCTGA
- a CDS encoding response regulator transcription factor, which translates to MASVLVVEDDQFVRSALIRHLTDAAHVVRSVGTALEALREVAHLRFDVVILDLGLPDLDGSEALKMLRGITDVPVIIATARDDETEIVRLLNAGADDYLTKPFSVEHLSARIAAVLRRSRSAGAEAPPSPVIRVGGLTVDPLRRQAELDGARLDLTRREFDLLAFLAGRPGVVVPRKELLAEVWQQSYGDDQTIDVHLSWLRRKLGETAARPRYLHTLRGVGVKLEPPGAGEPR; encoded by the coding sequence ATGGCAAGTGTTCTCGTGGTCGAGGACGATCAGTTCGTCCGCTCGGCGTTGATCCGGCATCTGACCGACGCCGCCCACGTGGTGCGCAGCGTCGGCACCGCGCTGGAGGCGCTGCGCGAGGTCGCCCATCTCCGGTTCGACGTGGTCATCCTCGACCTCGGACTGCCCGATCTGGACGGCTCCGAGGCGCTGAAGATGCTGCGCGGCATCACCGACGTGCCCGTCATCATCGCCACCGCGCGGGACGATGAGACGGAGATCGTCCGGCTGCTCAACGCGGGGGCGGACGACTATCTGACCAAGCCCTTCTCGGTCGAGCACCTGTCCGCCCGCATCGCCGCCGTGCTGCGCCGCTCCCGCTCCGCCGGCGCGGAGGCGCCGCCCTCGCCGGTGATCCGGGTCGGCGGCCTCACCGTCGACCCGCTGCGCCGCCAGGCCGAGCTGGACGGCGCCCGACTGGATCTGACCCGCCGCGAGTTCGACCTGCTCGCCTTCCTCGCCGGCCGCCCCGGCGTGGTCGTCCCGCGCAAGGAACTGCTCGCCGAGGTCTGGCAGCAGTCCTACGGCGACGACCAGACCATCGACGTCCATCTCTCCTGGCTCAGACGGAAGCTGGGCGAGACGGCAGCCCGCCCCCGCTATCTGCACACCCTGCGCGGGGTCGGGGTCAAGCTGGAGCCGCCGGGTGCGGGGGAACCGCGATGA
- a CDS encoding spermidine synthase codes for MGRSRDNRRRAAAEAVVEAVDGGLAQLIPDPDRARAWSLLIDGAPQSHVDLDDPAHLSFEYQRRIGHVIDLVAPQGKPVQAVHLGGGALTLARYTAATRPRSTQQVVERDSALVQLVRRELPLDPGARIRVRSADAREGLAKVPDGWADLIVADVFSGARTPAHLTSAEFLDEVRRALRPGGVYTANLADGPPLAHLRGQIATAAARFAELALIADPAVLRGKRFGNAILVASDAPLPLAELTRKAASDPHPARVEHGSRLVDFTGGAAPVTDTSAVASPAPPPSVFR; via the coding sequence ATGGGCAGGTCCAGGGACAACCGGCGCAGGGCGGCGGCCGAAGCCGTGGTGGAGGCGGTCGACGGCGGCCTCGCGCAACTCATACCCGACCCGGACCGCGCGCGGGCCTGGTCGCTGCTGATCGACGGCGCACCCCAGTCGCACGTCGACCTCGACGACCCGGCGCACCTGTCCTTCGAGTACCAGCGCCGCATCGGCCATGTCATCGACCTGGTCGCACCGCAGGGCAAGCCGGTCCAGGCCGTGCACCTCGGCGGCGGCGCGCTCACCCTGGCCCGCTACACCGCCGCGACCCGGCCCCGCTCGACCCAGCAGGTGGTGGAGCGCGACTCGGCCCTCGTCCAACTCGTCCGACGGGAACTCCCCTTGGACCCCGGCGCCCGGATACGGGTGCGCTCGGCCGACGCCCGCGAGGGGCTCGCCAAGGTGCCGGACGGGTGGGCCGACCTGATCGTCGCCGACGTCTTCAGCGGCGCCCGCACCCCGGCCCACCTGACGTCCGCCGAGTTCCTCGACGAGGTCCGCCGCGCACTGCGCCCCGGCGGCGTCTACACCGCCAACCTCGCCGACGGGCCGCCGCTCGCCCACCTGCGCGGCCAGATCGCCACGGCGGCCGCCCGCTTCGCGGAACTGGCCCTGATCGCCGACCCGGCGGTCCTGCGCGGCAAGCGCTTCGGCAACGCCATCCTCGTCGCCTCCGACGCCCCGCTGCCGCTGGCCGAGCTGACCCGCAAGGCCGCCTCCGACCCGCACCCGGCCCGCGTCGAACACGGCTCCAGACTCGTGGACTTCACGGGCGGCGCGGCCCCGGTGACGGACACCTCCGCGGTGGCGTCCCCCGCTCCGCCGCCCTCGGTCTTCCGCTGA